In Rutidosis leptorrhynchoides isolate AG116_Rl617_1_P2 chromosome 2, CSIRO_AGI_Rlap_v1, whole genome shotgun sequence, one genomic interval encodes:
- the LOC139894513 gene encoding uncharacterized protein — protein MELFKKAKTIRLRSTKDKYMLADDDEETVFQDRDGSTEKAEWEVYLTGEHYIRFKSCYGKYLMASNTPFLQGVKGKKVVQTELKPDLDGSVNWEPERDGFQVRLKTYTGSFLRPNGGVPPWRNTITHDNPHRQKTKEKVLWDIEVVETLPSYRRNKSDSKLYCLLGTN, from the coding sequence ATGGAactatttaaaaaggcaaaaacgATCCGTCTTCGAAGCACCAAGGACAAATACATGTTAGCAGACGATGACGAGGAAACCGTATTTCAAGATCGTGATGGATCAACAGAAAAAGCCGAATGGGAGGTTTATTTAACCGGAGAACATTATATACGTTTCAAAAGTTGTTACGGAAAATATCTAATGGCATCAAACACACCTTTTCTTCAAGGCGTAAAAGGTAAAAAAGTGGTTCAAACCGAATTAAAACCGGATTTAGATGGAAGTGTGAATTGGGAGCCCGAAAGAGACGGGTTTCAAGTCCGACTCAAAACTTATACGGGTAGCTTTTTGCGCCCGAATGGGGGTGTACCGCCTTGGAGAAATACGATCACACATGATAATCCGCATAGGCAGAAAACGAAAGAAAAAGTTTTGTGGGATATTGAAGTTGTAGAAACTCTTCCATCATATCGAAGAAATAAGTCCGATTCGAAACTATATTGTCTGCTCGGTACTAATTGA